Proteins encoded within one genomic window of Anastrepha ludens isolate Willacy chromosome 4, idAnaLude1.1, whole genome shotgun sequence:
- the LOC128861498 gene encoding cuticle protein 16.5-like, which yields MFKYAVVLFALFACAAAKPGFLAAAPLAYAAPAAVVAAPAPVVTATSSQVIARNYNGIAAAPVVAAAPVVARYAAAAPLAAPLVAPLAAAHYAAASLAAPVLARYAAAPLAAAVW from the exons atgttcaaatac GCCGTTGTTCTCTTCGCTCTCTTCGCCTGCGCTGCTGCCAAGCCCGGTTTTCTGGCTGCCGCTCCATTGGCCTATGCTGCTCCTGCCGCTGTTGTCGCTGCACCTGCTCCAGTTGTTACCGCCACCAGCAGTCAAGTGATCGCGAGAAATTACAATGGTATCGCCGCTGCTCCAGTTGTTGCTGCCGCCCCAGTTGTTGCTCGCTATGCTGCCGCTGCTCCTCTGGCTGCTCCCTTAGTTGCACCATTGGCTGCTGCTCACTATGCTGCTGCTTCTTTAGCCGCTCCAGTATTGGCCCGTTACGCCGCCGCTCCCTTGGCTGCTGCCGTGTGGTGA
- the LOC128861497 gene encoding cuticle protein 16.5-like has translation MFKYVVVLFALIACAAAKPGLLAAAPLAYAAPAAVVTAPAPVVTATSSQVIARNHNGIAAAPVVASYAAAPVAAPVVASYAHYATAPLAAPAIAHYAAAPLASSLLW, from the exons ATGTTCAAATAC GTCGTTGTTCTTTTCGCTCTCATCGCTTGCGCTGCTGCCAAGCCCGGTTTGCTGGCTGCCGCTCCATTGGCCTATGCTGCTCCCGCCGCTGTTGTTACCGCTCCTGCTCCAGTTGTTACCGCCACCAGCAGTCAAGTGATCGCCCGCAACCACAATGGCATCGCCGCCGCTCCAGTTGTTGCCAGCTATGCTGCCGCTCCAGTAGCTGCCCCAGTTGTTGCCAGCTATGCTCATTATGCTACTGCTCCTTTGGCTGCTCCAGCAATTGCTCATTATGCTGCTGCCCCTCTTGCGTCGTCGTTACTTTGGTAA
- the LOC128861499 gene encoding uncharacterized protein LOC128861499 encodes MFKYAVVLFALIACAAAKPGLLAAAPLTYAAPAAVVAAPAPVVTATSSQVIARNYNGIAAAPIVAAAPVAAPVIASYAAATPLAAHYAAPQLLW; translated from the exons ATGTTCAAATAC GCCGTTGTTCTTTTCGCTCTCATCGCTTGCGCTGCTGCCAAGCCCGGTTTGCTGGCTGCCGCTCCATTGACCTATGCTGCTCCCGCCGCTGTTGTCGCTGCACCAGCTCCAGTTGTTACCGCCACCAGCAGTCAAGTGATCGCGAGAAATTACAATGGTATCGCCGCTGCACCAATTGTTGCTGCCGCCCCAGTAGCCGCTCCAGTTATTGCTAGCTATGCTGCCGCTACTCCTTTAGCGGCACATTATGCTGCACCTCAGCTTCTGTGGTAA